GTCGTGGTTTCAATCGAGACAAGAATCTCGGTGCAGACTTAGAAAATTTCCTTCACCATATTTGAGCACCGTTCGGAGGTTACGCCGCGCGGTGGGCGAATCTGGAAATCAGAAAGATAAGGTCGGAAATCGCGACAGGTTTGGCGAGATGTTCCTGGTATCCGGAGCGGATCGCTCTTTGCCGGTGGTCCTTGCCCGCGAACGCGGACAGCGCAATCGCCGGGGTTTTCGCCAGGTCCTGGCCGAGTTCAGAGCGGACCTTCTTCATGAATTCGAAGCCGTCCATTTCCGGCATTCCGAGATCGCTGAGAATGATATCGGGGCGGTAGGTCTTCAGAATCTCCAGCGCTTCGGCGGCGGAATTTGCGGCAATGACGGCGGCGCCATATTCCTCCAGCGCTGTGCATAGCATATCTGCGGTATCCGGATCATCTTCTACCGCCAGCACTTTGACATGGTTCAATGTCGCAGAGTCCTTTTCGCGGCGCTCCGCGTCCAAAACGCGGACAGCCGGGATCGGAAGCCTGACAATGAAGGTTGCGCCGCGGCCTTTTCCTTCGCTGTGAGCGATGGCCGTTCCGCCGTGGAGTTCGATAATGTGCCGGACAATGCTCAGGCCGAGCCCCATTCCGGCATGCCGTCGGGTCGATGAGGCGTCCTCCTGGGTAAAGCGGTTAAAAATGACAGGCAGCATGTCCGGGGCAATACCTTCACCGCTATCGCTGACGCTGATCTGGAACTGGCTGCCGATGCGGCCGAACTCGACCCGGATCTGGCCATCCTTGGACGTGAACTTGATCGCATTGGTCAGCAGGTTATAAATCACCTGCTGCATGCGCTCGGTATCCGCGAAAATCGGCTCGGCATTGGCGGGCTCGACGACCAGTTCGATCGATTTTGCCGATGCTGCCGGACGCACCGAATCCACGGCGGTTTCAATCAAGGCAACAGGATCGGTCCAGGCGGGTATGATCTTCAGTTTGCCCGTCACAATTCGCGAGACACTGAGCAGATCATCGACGAGCTGCGTCTGCGCTTTCACGTTTCGTTCGATGACGGCCAACGCCTTTCCCAGCTTGGCCTCGTTCGCGCCGCCGCGCTGGAGCAGGCTCACCCAGCCGTAAATGGCAGTCAGCGGCGTGCGCAACTCATGCGAGATGATGGCGAGAAACTCGTCTTTCGTGCGGTCCGCCTCGTGCAAATCGAGGTTTGCCTTTTCAAGACGCGCATTCGCCTGAGCCAGCTCCACGGTTCGCTCATCGACCAACCGCTTCAGTTCGGCGCGGGCCGACTCCTCCGTACGCTTTCGTTCGGTCAGGTCGCGCGTAACTTTGGCGAAGCCGCGGTGAGCGCCTTCGTTATCGTAAACCGCGGTGATGACGACGTTGGCCCAGAAGCGGGTGCCGTCCTTGCGGAGCCGCCACCCTTCATCCTCCACGCGGCCTTCCTTCAGCGCGATCTCCAACTCGCGTTCGGGCTTACGTGAGCGTTTATCCTCCTCGCTATAGAAGGCGGAGAAGTGTCTGCCAATGATTTCCCCGTCCGTCCAGCCCTTCAGGCGCTTCGCGCCCTCATTCCAGCTGAGAATGAATCCGTTCGGATCGAGCATGAAAATGGCGTAATCGCGGACTTCGCTGACGAGAAGGCGGTAACTTTCGGCATCGAGAGACTCGACAGGCAGTTTGTCTTCGCTTCCTGGCATGTTCAAAGAGAGCCGGCTGGGATTCCCCAATCTCCGTCGTTCTAAAACGTTAACGCGAATCGGCAAGCGCCTGCAAACGGAAATTATAGAAATTATGTATGAACAGTCCGGTTTTTGCCTTTCGAATTCATGGCGCGCCTGGTCCCGATCCAATAAATGAGGGCACCGACCCCGACGAGGCATGCGCTCGAAGCGACGAGTTTCACGACGGCGAAGATCTTGTTCGGTTCGTCGTCCGGCGGAATGCAGGCGAGAATGCTCGAGATCGCCGTCGTCGCCAGGCCCAACACAGCCATGAGAATGGCGACGGGTTTGCCGCCCGGAATTCTCATGACGCCTTCACCGGCGGGCTCATTTTGCAGTCGAATCACCGCAGTGAACATATAGATGAACGGCAGGAAATACGAAATCACACCCATCCCGACCAGGAAGTCATACGCGCCCTTTACCGATGTTCCCGCCTGCCCGAGAAAAATGAAGACTGCGGCAAGCACGGCTTGAACGGCCATCGCCACATAAGGCGTCCCCCATTTCGGATGAACCCGCCCGAACGCCGCCGGCAGGAACTTGTCCACGCCTGCGACAAATGGAAGCCTCGATGACGCCGCAAACCATGCACTGACTCCACCGATACTGCTGACTGTCACCAGGAATGCCGCAAACGGCGCGACCGGCGCTAAACCGACCCGTGCAGAGATTTTGTTCATGGCCTGCATGAATCCCTGCAGGCCGCTGACTTCTTCAGGCGGCAGGGCAACCAGCACGCTGGCCGTCGCCGCTATATAAATGACGGTGATGATGACGCCTGCAATCAGCAGTGCGCGAGGAATGTTCCGCCGCGCATTTTGAATCTCATCGCCCATGGTGGATGCGCCTTCCACACCGCCAAAGGCGAAGGCAACCGTGGACCAGAAGAAAACGTTCTTGAAATCAAAAGACGGGAGAACTGTCCCGGAGGTGAAATGCGTGGCCGAACCGAAACGAAGCCAGGCGGCGAAACCCATCAGGATGAGCATCAGAGCAGGAAGCCAGGAACCGATCGCCCCGAGATTATGAAGCCACTTTCCGATATTCAAGCCGACCAGATTCAAAAAGAAGCCCAGGGCCAGGCCGGCAAGCGCCACCACAATGAAATAGAGGCTGTTGGTCGAAAGGCGCTGCCATCGTTCGCCGCCCATGAACAAAGCATTCCCCGCGGCAAAATAAAGCAAGGCCGGATAATACGGAAGGTTTGCGGTCCAGTACATCCAGCCGGTCATGAACCCCGCAAACTCGCCGAAAGCCTGCTTGCTCCAGAGATACATTCCGCCTTCTTCCGGATAACGAGACGAGAGTTCCAGCACGCAAAGCGTAAGCGGGACGAAATATGCAACACAACCGGCAATCCAGATGACGATCGAACTCGGGCCTGCCGCGGCGGCAGTGGCGATCCATCGCAGACTCAGGGCGGTGACCAGGTAAAACATCACCAGGTCCGGGAGCCCCATTGCCCGTTTCAGCCGCGCCTTGGACATGCCGCAGCATTCTAATGTAATAACATGGGCTAATGGATGACTTCATGCGCGCTGCTGCACTCGAAGCCGAAGCCGGCTTGCGCCAAGGCGGCATACCGATCGGTTCCGTATTGGCATATCGCGGCACGATCATCGGCAAGGGCCACAACCGGCGGGTGCAGAAAGGCAGCGTCGTCCTGCACGGCGAGATGGATGCGCTCGAGAATGCCGGCAGGCAGAGCGCCGCGGTCTACAAAGAATGCGTCATCTACACCACGCTGTCCCCGTGCGCGATGTGCAGCGGCGCGATACTGCTCTACGGAATCCCGAAAGTGGTCATCGGCGAGAATCGCACATTCCTGGGCGAAGAAGATCTGCTCCGCTCCCGCGGCGTTGACGTCACCGTTCTCCAGGATCCGGGCTGCATCGCGCTGATGGAGCGATTTATCCGCGAACAGCCGGCACTGTGGAACGAAGACATCGGCTATTAGCCGCAGATGACGCGGATGACGCAGATGGGGACATTAAAGCGCCGTGGATGTCCCCATCTGCGTCATCCGCGTCATCTGCGGCTAATAGCGCACTTCCTCGAGAAATAAGCCCGAAGCCGGCGCCGTCCAAGCGGCTACATCCAGCTTTGGATCGCCGCGGCCGCCGACCAGCTTTTCAAACTGCTCCAGGGTTACTTCACCCTTGCCGACCTTTACCAGAGCGCCGATCACCCGGCGCACCATTCTCCACAGGAAGTGGGACGCTTCAATGCGGACCTGAATGATGTCTTCCGTGGTCTCGATTTCCGCCTTCTCCACCTCGACGATGGTCGACTCATCCGGACGCGAGGCGTCTGCCGCGCGAAAACAGATGAAATCATGACGGCCGGCGAGAAGCGAAACTCCCTGACGCATTCGTCCGAGATCGAGGTCCTCCTTAACCCACCAGACATATCGCTTCGTGAAGGCCTGCTTCCTGCGGGAAATCTGATAAATATAAACCCGGCTGCGGGCGTCATGACGCGCGTGGAAATTGCGGGGAGCACGGTCCACCTGGAGGACGACGATGTCCGCGGGCAGCAGATCGTTCAGCCGGCGTGCGATCACCTCCGGCTCATGTTTGACGGGCGCCGCCGCCTTGATATGAACGACCTGCCCGAGCGCGTGCACGCCGGCGTCCGTACGTCCGGCTCCCTGCATTTCGACGTCATGACCAAAGACTTCGCGCGCCGCTTTCCGGAGTTCGCCCATGACGGTGCGGGCATTTTTCTGCTCCTGCCAGCCGCTGTACCGCGTCCCGTCATATTCGATTAACGCCTTAAAGGTTGTCATGTGTTATATAACTGCCCGGGTTCTATGCAGGCAACATCGCAAGAAGAAGCCGCCGCCCCCCGATCCGCTAGTCTGAATGCGGTTCTGCTGTTTGCGCCAACCATTTTTTTAAGCGCCTTCCTTCTCTTCTGCTGCGAGCCGATGGTCGGCAAAATGATGCTGCCGTACCTGGGGGGCGCAGCATCGGTCTGGATCACCTGCCTGCTGTTCTTTCAATTGATGCTGCTCACCGGCTACGGATACGCCCACGCGCTCGAGCGTTACGCCAAGGTCCGGACACAAATCGCCGTTCACGCCGGCCTGATGCTGATAACAATGTTTTTTCTGCCGATCCACTTTTCGGCAAGACCGGCTGAACTGGCGAGCGCGCATCCGGCAGTGTGGCTTATGGGCATACTGCTGGGTTCTGTCGGCGTTCCTTTTTGCATTATTTCGACAACGGCGCCGCTGCTTCAGAACTGGCTCTCCAAGACCCAAACGGCATCCGGGCGGGATCCCTACTTCCTTTACGCGATAAGCAATGCGGGAAGCCTGGCGGCGCTGCTGACCTACCCTGTGCTTATCGAGCCTCGATGGGGAGTGAGGCTGCAAAGCTCGTACTGGTTTGCGGGATATGCGGCATTGGTGCTGCTGGTAGCCGCGAGCGCCCGCATCGTATGGACAAAGCCGGCGCAGGCCGCACTTGTAGCCGAAAGGGAAAAGGCAGCCTGGCAAGATCGGCTGTTCTGGCTGGCCGCAGCCTTCGTACCATCCGGTTTGATGTTGGCGGTGACGAACCACATGCTGCTCAATCTGGCGTCAGTACCTTTCCTCTGGGTAATGCCGCTTGCGATCTACCTCCTGACGTTCATGATCGCCTTCGCGCGGCGCCTTCGGATTCCCGCAAGAGTTCTGTCGTTCGCGGTGCCGATCGTCCTACTTGTGCTCTTCCCGCTGGTCGCAGTCTCTCAGCCGGTGGCCGGTAGGTCTCTGAAATGGATATTGGGGGCGCACCTGCTTGTGCTGTTTGCCGGAGCGCTTTTGTGTCACACCGCGCTTGCTTCGCGGCGGCCGCAAACCGCACAACTGACGGAGTTCTATTTCTGGGTGGCTCTCGGCGGCGCGCTGGGCGGAGTATTTGTGGCGGTCGTTGCCCCGTTCGCGTTCAGCACCGTGCTCGAATATCCGCTTCTGGTCGCGGTGATCGCGTTCTTCCGTGAGACCCGCGAAACCGATCCGAAATGGAATTGGGCCGATTGGGCCTATCCCGCCGTGATCGGTCTCATGATCGCCGGAACCTGGTACCTGTTTAAACAAGCGAGTGTGGATGTAACAAGCGACACCAGGACATCGCTCGCGGCCGATGCGGTCCTGGTGCTCGCCGCATTTCTGGCGCAGGGGCGGCGCCGGCGCTTCGCGATGACGCTCGCCGTGCTGATCGCCGGCTACCATCTGGCTCTTCCCGGACTCCTGGACGATTACCAGGTCCTGCAGGTCGATCGGGATTTCTTCGGCATCAAGAAAGTCGTCTTCGACCGCGACACCAACATGCGGAAACTTTTGCACGGCGATACGCTTCACGGCGTGGAGAGCCTGGACCTCGGGCTCATCGGTAAGCCGCTTTCCTACTATCACGAGACCGGTCCCGTCGGCGACATCATGAAGCTCATCGCTAGCCGCCCCAATCAACACGTCGCGGTTGTGGGCCTGGGAACCGGAAGCATGGCCGGATGGGCTGCGCCCAACCGCCGGATCACGTTTTTCGATATCGATCCGCAGGTGCCGCGGATCGCGCGTGGGTTCTTCACGTATTTGCGCCGCTGCGGCGGTGACTGCAACATCGTCATCGGTGACGGGCGGCTTTCGCTCGACAAACAGCCGGACGGCGAGTTCGACGTGATCATGCTTGATGCATTCAACTCCGATTCCATCCCCGCGCATCTGGTTTCACGCGAAGCCGTCCGGATGTATATGAGGAAGTTGAAACCAAATGGATTGATCCTGTTCCACGTTTCCAATCGTTACATGGACGTTGAAGCGCTTGCCTCCGCCGTAACGCTCGACGCCGGCCTGCAGGGTCTGGTTCGATACGACGACGACGAGATACCGGAGGGCAAAGCCAGCTCGGATTACGTCGTCGCTGCGCGGCACGCGGAAGATTTCGGTCCGCTGCAGGACGACATGAACTGGTCGGCAGTCGAAAAAACCGACGGCGTTCAGGTCTGGACGGACGATTATTCCAATATGCTCGCGATCGTCAAATGGCAGTAGTCCGATTGCGGAACAACGTCAACGCCGCTCCCCAACAAAGAAATTAGCCACAAAAACCACAAAAGGCACAAAGAAGCGAGGTCTCCCCTTTTGTGGCTAGTCTCTTCATTGAACATGCAGGGTGGCGCCTTCCGCGATGTGAACCGGCTTGCCGTCGTTTTCATAATTCCGCATGAAATCCGGGTCGTACCAGGCGTCGGTTTCAACATCGCGCCATGCAAACATTTTGTAATCACCCGGTGGAATCCGATCGAGGCTGAAGTGACCGGAAAAATCTGTTACCACGCTTCGATACAGATCGGTCCGGTTTCGAACATCCGGCACCAGAACGACGGTGGATTCGCCCGCAACAGTCCCGTCGATTGAGCCATAGTCCGTGCTCAGCACGATTTCCAGCAGGCTCGACGGAGGACGATCCAGCTGAAGGCCCGCTGCCAGAACATCGATCGTCCCCAGCCGAATCGATTTGACGTATAGGTTCTGCGGCAACTGCGCAATATTGACGCGGAAGTCCCCGGCGTTCGCGGCGAGGGTGAGAGCGCCGTTCGCCAGCGGAACGCTATACGAAGGTTTCGGCAGATTTCCACCGACTCCGAAATCCGGCTGCAGGCTGATGCGCAAAGGACTGATGTCCTGCCTGGCGCCTGTTTTGCTCTCGAATGTAACTCGCCCCTGGATGTTGAAAGCGGGCGATGTTCGGATCATTACATTATCGATATCGGCGTTCTCGACGTGCACTCCCGCATACCCAGTGCCTTGCGCGCTCGCGATCAGAAGGTGCATTCCCGGATTGAGCAGCAGATCGAAAGCGCCGTTGACGGCCGAACTGCTTTGCTCGGTGAACGGGGAGTCGAAAATTCCGCCAGTGGCCGTTACGCTTCCATTTTGTGCGGGACGCCCTGAGACATCCACGATGACTCCACGCACATGTACCGGCCGCACCGGGCTCAGCGCGATGTTCACACCACCGAAATCGGCTCCTGCCTGTAAATCCACCGGCGACGCGCTCAATTCGTCCGGCGTACCGGGGAAGTAGATCGGCACGTAACGATCGGCTTTTGCATCACGATCCGGAACCGGATCTCCGAGGGCGGGATCCGCGACGACATGGGAGGACAGCGAAAGCCCATTCAGCATCACGGCCCCGCCAAACTTGCGGATGGAAGCGAGCATTCCGTTCTCACCGTCTGGATGCAGGGCGGTAATGTAGTATCGCCCTGCAGGCAGACCGAATAACCGGTATTCGCCCAGATCGTTGGTGATGGAGGATTGAACGAACGTCAGCGTACGCTGGCCTTGCGGATAGGTTGCTTTCAAGACCTGCACGTCGACATTGCCGAGCGGCTCGCCGCCCGCGTTATAAATGCGGCCCGATATCGCGCCGGCCGGCGCCATCGAAACCTGCACATCGGATATCGGCTGGCCGGCCACAACGGTAACAGCCAGAGGCGAGCGGAAGTAACCCTGGCGCCTGACATTGATCCGATAACGGCCTGGCCTCACGTTCTGGAACTGGAATCGGCCGTCTGTATCTGTCGTGAGGCTGTCGATTAGGGAACTCTCGTTCGCATCGCCGCGAAGCTCCACCAGTGCCTTGGACAACACTTCCCCGCTTCCCGCTCTCGTAACGATTCCTTCAATAGAGAAATTCTGACCGAAGGCGACACCGAAGACGAGCAGCACGGGAAGCGCAGCGCAGGCAATCCGCGGCACTTTCATGGAATCACCGTCAACGTCAGGGCTTCATTATCGCCTTCCGTGATGTGAACCCTCGTGCCGCGGGTTTCGTAGGTCCGCAGGAAGTCGGGGTCCAGCCACGCTCCGCTTTCCACCTCGTCCCAGGCGAAGACCGTGTAATCGCCTGGAGTGATGCTTTGGATCCGGAAGCGGCCGGAATCGTCCGTTGTCGCAACCTTATAAAGATCTTTTCTGAAGCGGTATTGAGGGTCCGGCACCAGCACAACCGTGCGGTCCGCAAGCAGCTCCTGACGCGAGCCCACTACCGATCCCGCAATGCTGCCGGCGTTCAGACCGATGACGACGTTCAACAGGTTTCCGGGTTGACCGGTGAGGTGGAGACCTTGATCCAGTATGTCGATATCACCTAAACGCATCGACTTCACATAGGAATCGGGAGGAAGACCGAAGACGGTCACATGAAAATCGCCCACATATATGCCTTCCACCGTAAATGAACCGTCGTCATCCGGCGGCGGATTGGAGAAAGGGCCGCCTACCGGCATCCCCACGATGCTCTGGTCACGCCCCAGCGGCGCCAGCCGAAGACTCCAGAGCGGCGGCTGGTCACCCGAACGCGAGCGGCCGTCGAATGTGAAGCGCCCCGACAGGTTAAACGCAGGAACCATGGGAATGGCGATGTTCTGGGCGTTATTGTTGCCGATTTCCACCGGCGCCATTCCGAGCATCCGGTCCCGCGACGCAAATAACCAATAGCTGCCGGGCGCCACACCTGCCAAATCGAATTCTCCGCGCGAATCGGTTTGGACGCTCGGAATAATCACAAATGACGTCTGCGCTCGAGGTACCGCCACGATGCGTGTGCCGGCCAGGTTTGCGACAGTTGTCCCGGCAATCGCGCGGCCGCGGACGTGCAGCGCTGGAACCACTCCCGAAGTGACAGACATGTCCACACCGCTGGAGGCCGCGCCCGGACCCACATCGATCGGTGCGGCGCCCTGCTCCGCCGTCACGCCGGGGTAGAAAACAGGAATATAGGTTTCCTCAACCACCTCGCCCGTCTTCAGCCTGCGCTTATGGATCGTGGGCTCCGCAGCCTGTTCACTGGTGCCGAAGCGGGCAGGGCTCGTGATGTGGACGGCGCTCACTTTGCCGCCCGGATTGCGCGGGTCCGACGGAAGCTGTGGGATATCCGGTTTCGCGCTGATGTAATAGCGGCCCGGCGCCAGCCAGAACAAGCGGTACTCGCCGCGATCGTTGGTCTCCACTGTTTGCACATTGGTCATGATCCGCCGGCCATCCTTATATACGGACCGCAATGCATTGACCTGCGCTCGCGCGACGGGTTCGCCATCTTCATCAAAAATTCGGCCGGCGATCGATGCGGTCAGCCCCATCGCCAGTTGAATACCGCTCAGTTTTTGTCCGGGAGCTACGGTTAAGGGCACGCCCTGCGACGTCGGTGTTCGCTGGCCATATTCGGCGGGTACATAGCCGCCAGTTGGCCGGGTTGCGATGAGCCGGTACGTTCCCGGTGGGACGTTTTCAAAAAGGAACCGCCCGTCGGAGCCCGTTTTCACCGCATACGACTTGGCCCTAGGCGCATCGGGATCGGTGTTCGTGATCTCCTGACGCAGCTGCACCGTGGCCTCAGCCAATGGTTCGGAGGAGCCGAGTTTCACCACGACGCCATCCACCGAGGCTGAAGCCTGGAAAAGCAACGCGATCAATGCGGCCAGGACGAGATTCATTAAGACGATTCTACCGCCGTAATGGGTGGGTTCAAAAAAATGAGAGGTTTGAGGCTTTGCGAATTGAAGTCGGCATCATTCCCCTCCGTTTTCAAGGAGGGGTGGCCGCGCGATCAACAAAAAGCCGCGAAGCTCCTTCGCCGCGCGGACGGGGTGGTTAGTAACGAACCGCGAAGCGCTCCTTATTTGTTGATGGAATTTACTAACCGCCCCGTCTACGCCACTAAGGAACGGGACCTTTTTATTAGCGGCGCAGCCACCCCGCCTTGCAAAGGCGGGGAATGTCGCCTCACACGAATCTGCTGTCCTACCAAAACAAATGCCAAGAACTACCCCCTCGCCATTCCCCTCTGCCACAACGCGCACAAGGCCGTGTTGTATAAAGAAAGCGCGGTGGTGACCTGGCCGAGATGATTGTCGTGCGTGGAAATAAATGCGGCACGGCCGGCTACATCCGGGTGCAGATTGCCTTCGGTCGAGCAATCGATGACGATGGCGCCCTTTCGGACATTCCGTACCAGATCATCTTCCGAACGGGCTGGAAATGCCGTGACAACGATGTCCGCCGTTTCGAGGAGATGCTCCCGTTCGTCAGCCCTGGTCTGCTCGTGGACAATGGTCGCGGTGGCGCCGATTCGCATCAACATGTTTTGAAGCGGAATTCCAATCCGCGGCGAACTGTTGAAGATGACGGCAGTCGGGCCCTTCTGGTGCAGGTCGCGGGGAAACATATCCTTGATGGAATGGTGCTGGTGTAAAAGCGTCAGGATTGCCTTTGCCGTGCAAGGCACAACCCCTTCGTATTTCTGCTCCTCGTCGACGGTTTTGATATTGAGGGCCATCCGGCCTGTGTTTTCGACAGTCAGGCCTTCTATGTCCTTCTCCGGCCGCACGCGTCTGAGGAAATAATCCTCGGTCTTTCCAAATGGAGCGGGAAAGAAGATGAATGTGCCATAGATGCGCTCGTGTACCTGAGCGCCCATCAGGAGCAGTTCCAGCGCGTCGGCGCTCTGCGCCTCTTCGATGCGAAAATCCAGGCCGTGCTGACGGAATTTCTTGCCCATGTAACTCGCATACCGGCGGGAACCGCGATCGGTTTCGGCACCCGGCAGGCGCGGAAGGAATGCAGCGACGCGAATCTCCCCGCGATCCAGACCGGTGCGCTCCACCTGGCCGAGCTTTCGTTCGGCCTGCGCAAACATTTCTTCGGCCGCCGCGAGACAATCCAGCTTGCGCTGCGAGGGAATGGCCCGCGTCCAATTGGTGTCCGGTGTGAATCTCGTGTTCATTTCGGAACCCAGAAGGGTTCGCCGGTACGGATGAGTTGCACTGGAACCTCGGGGATGAAGGATTTCACCCACTGCGCCATCTCGAGCATTCCCTGCTCCTCGGAAACGGCGTGGCCCAGCATGATCCAGCCTTTCGGGATTCCGAGCGAGACGGCATCGAGTACGTATTCGGGACTATCGAAACCGCCATCCGTTTCCTGCAATTCCCCGCTGACGACCACATCGACATCCGGACTGTTGACTGCGGGCGTAGCGTAACCGACGCCCAGTTGAATGCGTCGGACTTTCCTGTTGGGATCACCGACCGCGCGAAGCGCCTTCAGTCCAAGCCGCTTCTGAAAGTCAGCTGCGAGTGCCCCCAGCGTCGTTTCGGGAATCGTGAAATGGTGCGACTGCGGCGCAGTTTCGGATTTGCTATCGAGGCCGAGAGCGCGCGCCAGTCCGACATAAGTAAAATCGGGCCGCTGCGCATGCATATGATCGTGCATTCGGAAAATGACGATGTTGTGCTTCGTCATGAAGTCGACCTTCACCTTGTACAGAGGGTCGTTATTGACGATTGTCACGTCGTCGCGGTCATTCCAGTACGTATCCTCGTGAGGAATGATCATGTTCAAGCCGGCTTCGGCGGCGCGCTGCAAGAGTTCGAAATTGCAGAACATGGCGGTGGCAATTCCCCTCACCTCGGTGGCGGCTCCGCCGAACTTGAACGTGTCGCGGTATGTCGCATCACGCCACGGTATGCCGAGATTGGCTTTGATGCGGGAGACGACTTCGTCTGCGGTGAGAGCCGGCATCAGACCGGCCTCCAATAGGGATCGCCATTCGGAATCCACGTCGCGGCGAGCTCAGGCACCACGGTCTTGATCCATTCCGCGCATAACTTCATGCCCGGTTCCTCCGAGACGACCCGGCCAAGGAGAATGAGACTCTTTTTTTCACCGGCCGCCACCTTGTCCCGGACATATTCGACGGACTCCCATTCCCGCACTTCACCTGCTATGACGGCATCAACGTCCGGCAACACCGCCAGTGCTGCCTGGATCGCCGTCGTACCGGGAAGCAAGCCGATCTTCTGGACTCTGAGCCTTGGATCCCCAACGATACGGATGCCACCGCGGGCGTTGAGTTTCTTCTTGAGATCCAAAGCCAGGGCATCGAGTCCAAGTGCGGGAACTGTCACATGCGCCGCGTCGCCTGCGGCTCTGAATTTGGACCATCCGAGCGTATCGGTAAGTCCCATTGCGAACGGATCGGGCCGGCGCTGCCGCCAGTGGTCGCTGAAACGCCAGACCACGAGGCCATTGCTCTTGATGAAGTCGTTTTTAGCCGTAAATACCGGATCGGGAGGTGGCGGCGGACCTCCCCGGCGGCCGGCGGGCGGCGTTGCGGCGTCCGATCTGGAATAGAACGTGGGCTCGCTGGTAATGACGAGGTTCGCTCCGGACCGCACCGCTTGTTTCAGGATGGTCAGCGTAGCCATTGCGGCCACGGCAATACCGTTGACGACGGTGGCCGGATCTCCCGCTTTGAACCCATCGATCGTTTCCG
This is a stretch of genomic DNA from Terriglobia bacterium. It encodes these proteins:
- the truA gene encoding tRNA pseudouridine(38-40) synthase TruA, which gives rise to MTTFKALIEYDGTRYSGWQEQKNARTVMGELRKAAREVFGHDVEMQGAGRTDAGVHALGQVVHIKAAAPVKHEPEVIARRLNDLLPADIVVLQVDRAPRNFHARHDARSRVYIYQISRRKQAFTKRYVWWVKEDLDLGRMRQGVSLLAGRHDFICFRAADASRPDESTIVEVEKAEIETTEDIIQVRIEASHFLWRMVRRVIGALVKVGKGEVTLEQFEKLVGGRGDPKLDVAAWTAPASGLFLEEVRY
- a CDS encoding fused MFS/spermidine synthase, whose protein sequence is MVGKMMLPYLGGAASVWITCLLFFQLMLLTGYGYAHALERYAKVRTQIAVHAGLMLITMFFLPIHFSARPAELASAHPAVWLMGILLGSVGVPFCIISTTAPLLQNWLSKTQTASGRDPYFLYAISNAGSLAALLTYPVLIEPRWGVRLQSSYWFAGYAALVLLVAASARIVWTKPAQAALVAEREKAAWQDRLFWLAAAFVPSGLMLAVTNHMLLNLASVPFLWVMPLAIYLLTFMIAFARRLRIPARVLSFAVPIVLLVLFPLVAVSQPVAGRSLKWILGAHLLVLFAGALLCHTALASRRPQTAQLTEFYFWVALGGALGGVFVAVVAPFAFSTVLEYPLLVAVIAFFRETRETDPKWNWADWAYPAVIGLMIAGTWYLFKQASVDVTSDTRTSLAADAVLVLAAFLAQGRRRRFAMTLAVLIAGYHLALPGLLDDYQVLQVDRDFFGIKKVVFDRDTNMRKLLHGDTLHGVESLDLGLIGKPLSYYHETGPVGDIMKLIASRPNQHVAVVGLGTGSMAGWAAPNRRITFFDIDPQVPRIARGFFTYLRRCGGDCNIVIGDGRLSLDKQPDGEFDVIMLDAFNSDSIPAHLVSREAVRMYMRKLKPNGLILFHVSNRYMDVEALASAVTLDAGLQGLVRYDDDEIPEGKASSDYVVAARHAEDFGPLQDDMNWSAVEKTDGVQVWTDDYSNMLAIVKWQ
- a CDS encoding APC family permease → MSKARLKRAMGLPDLVMFYLVTALSLRWIATAAAAGPSSIVIWIAGCVAYFVPLTLCVLELSSRYPEEGGMYLWSKQAFGEFAGFMTGWMYWTANLPYYPALLYFAAGNALFMGGERWQRLSTNSLYFIVVALAGLALGFFLNLVGLNIGKWLHNLGAIGSWLPALMLILMGFAAWLRFGSATHFTSGTVLPSFDFKNVFFWSTVAFAFGGVEGASTMGDEIQNARRNIPRALLIAGVIITVIYIAATASVLVALPPEEVSGLQGFMQAMNKISARVGLAPVAPFAAFLVTVSSIGGVSAWFAASSRLPFVAGVDKFLPAAFGRVHPKWGTPYVAMAVQAVLAAVFIFLGQAGTSVKGAYDFLVGMGVISYFLPFIYMFTAVIRLQNEPAGEGVMRIPGGKPVAILMAVLGLATTAISSILACIPPDDEPNKIFAVVKLVASSACLVGVGALIYWIGTRRAMNSKGKNRTVHT
- a CDS encoding ATP-binding protein, which produces MPGSEDKLPVESLDAESYRLLVSEVRDYAIFMLDPNGFILSWNEGAKRLKGWTDGEIIGRHFSAFYSEEDKRSRKPERELEIALKEGRVEDEGWRLRKDGTRFWANVVITAVYDNEGAHRGFAKVTRDLTERKRTEESARAELKRLVDERTVELAQANARLEKANLDLHEADRTKDEFLAIISHELRTPLTAIYGWVSLLQRGGANEAKLGKALAVIERNVKAQTQLVDDLLSVSRIVTGKLKIIPAWTDPVALIETAVDSVRPAASAKSIELVVEPANAEPIFADTERMQQVIYNLLTNAIKFTSKDGQIRVEFGRIGSQFQISVSDSGEGIAPDMLPVIFNRFTQEDASSTRRHAGMGLGLSIVRHIIELHGGTAIAHSEGKGRGATFIVRLPIPAVRVLDAERREKDSATLNHVKVLAVEDDPDTADMLCTALEEYGAAVIAANSAAEALEILKTYRPDIILSDLGMPEMDGFEFMKKVRSELGQDLAKTPAIALSAFAGKDHRQRAIRSGYQEHLAKPVAISDLIFLISRFAHRAA
- a CDS encoding nucleoside deaminase, whose amino-acid sequence is MDDFMRAAALEAEAGLRQGGIPIGSVLAYRGTIIGKGHNRRVQKGSVVLHGEMDALENAGRQSAAVYKECVIYTTLSPCAMCSGAILLYGIPKVVIGENRTFLGEEDLLRSRGVDVTVLQDPGCIALMERFIREQPALWNEDIGY
- a CDS encoding carboxypeptidase regulatory-like domain-containing protein; the protein is MKVPRIACAALPVLLVFGVAFGQNFSIEGIVTRAGSGEVLSKALVELRGDANESSLIDSLTTDTDGRFQFQNVRPGRYRINVRRQGYFRSPLAVTVVAGQPISDVQVSMAPAGAISGRIYNAGGEPLGNVDVQVLKATYPQGQRTLTFVQSSITNDLGEYRLFGLPAGRYYITALHPDGENGMLASIRKFGGAVMLNGLSLSSHVVADPALGDPVPDRDAKADRYVPIYFPGTPDELSASPVDLQAGADFGGVNIALSPVRPVHVRGVIVDVSGRPAQNGSVTATGGIFDSPFTEQSSSAVNGAFDLLLNPGMHLLIASAQGTGYAGVHVENADIDNVMIRTSPAFNIQGRVTFESKTGARQDISPLRISLQPDFGVGGNLPKPSYSVPLANGALTLAANAGDFRVNIAQLPQNLYVKSIRLGTIDVLAAGLQLDRPPSSLLEIVLSTDYGSIDGTVAGESTVVLVPDVRNRTDLYRSVVTDFSGHFSLDRIPPGDYKMFAWRDVETDAWYDPDFMRNYENDGKPVHIAEGATLHVQ